The Streptomyces fungicidicus nucleotide sequence AACTTCCGGACGCGCCGGCCCTGACCGGCGAGTTCCCTGCGGTAGCCGATGGCGCCGGTGACGGAACCGGGGATCAGGCCGAGCGCGTTGGAGACCGTGGCGGTGACGGGGGGCAGCCCGGTGGCGAGCAGCACGGGGAAGGTGATCAGGGTTCCCGAGCCGACGACCGCGTTCATGGCGCCGGCCCCGGCGCCCGCCGCGAACACGCCGGCCATCTCCAGGGGCGTCACGCGACGGCTCCGGTCGTGTCGTCGCCGTCCGGTGACGCCGGGTGCCGGCCGCGGTCCGAGGAAACGTTCATGTGAGGACGCTAGCCTGCGCTCGGTCCGACGCTCACCGAAGGGTGCGCGCGCGACGGCACGGCACGGCACGCCGGATCCCCGGCCGGATGTGCCTGAAGAACGTCAGGGGTCGCAGACCGGCTCCCGCGCGGCAGGCACGGCGCCCTCCCGTCAGCCGGGTTCCGGGGGCGGCGCCGTGCTGGCGCGCGGCACCAGCCGGGTGGGAACCAGGGTGGTGCCCCGTTCCGGGCGGCCCTGGCGCACCTTGCTCAGCACCGCCCGGACGCAGAGCCGGCCCACCTCGGCGAAGTCCTGGTGGACGGTGGTCAGCGGGGGCAGGAAGGACGACGCCTCGGGGATGTCGTCGAAGCCGATGACGCTGACGTCCTCGGGGACGCGCCGGCCGTGCTCGTGCAGGGCGCGCAACAGCCCCAGCGCCATCTGGTCGTTGGCGGCGAAGACGGCCGTGCACTCCCGCCTCGCCGCGAGTTCGAGGCCGGCCCGGTAGCCCGAGTCCGCCGACCAGTCGCCGCGGACCAGCGGCGGCGGCACCCGGCCGGCCTCGGTGAGCGCGGCGCGCCAGGCGTCCGTACGGCGCTGGGCGGCGAAGGAGCCCTCGGGGCCGCCCAGGTGCCACACCGTGCGGTGGCCGAGGCCGAGCAGGTGCCGCACCGCGGTGCGGGTGCCCCCGCCCTGGTCGGTGTCGACGACCGTGTAGTGGTCGCCGGCGTCGGAGTCGACGACCACCACCTGGACGTGCGGGGGGAGTTGGATCATCGCCGCGTCCAGCAGGTGGACCTCCATGATGACGATGACGGCGTCGACGGCGAGTTCCTCCAGCCGGGAGAAGGCACCGCGCACCTCGTCCTGGGTCGGCACGGCGACCGGCAGCAGGGTCACGGCGTAGCCCTCGTGCGCGGCGGAGGTGGCGATCGCCTCCAGGGTGCGCACATTGCCGGTGGTGGACAGCGTGAAGGTGATGACGCCGATGGTGCGGAACTCGCCGCGTTTGAGGGCGCGGGCCGCGCTGTTGGGCCGGTAGCCGAGCTCCTTCATGGCGGCCAGGACCTGGCGGCGGGTCTCCTCGTTCACCCCGGCGTAGCCGTTGGAGACGCGGGAGACGGTCTGCGAGGAGACTCCCGCGAGCCGGGCGACGTCGGCCATCGACGCCGTGGTGCGGGCACGGGCACGGGCACGCTTCCTGACGGGGGCGCCGGCGGGTGTGCCCCGCGCCGTTCCGGCCGTCCCCGGGCCGGTGCCGGGCACCGGCGCTCTGTCAACCGTGTCCACTCGCCGTCAGCCGCCTTCCTGTCGCCGCTCGCGTCACGGTTTCCCCCTGGGACCCTTGACCCTCGTCCTCGGGGCAGTGTAAACATGCCGCCATCGGATGTTTACGTAAACATAACAGCTCACCCGAGCTTCCGCGGTGCGTGATGTTTGCGTAAACATCACGCATCGGAGGCCGGCCGCCGGCTCCGCGCCGGGGGCAGGGTCACCGGTTCCGGAATGTTGACGAACGAGGAACGACATGACGACGCTGCAACCGCCGGTGGCCGCCGGGCCGCGGCCGGCCCCTCCCCCGGTGAGACGGGACCGCCGGTCCTGGAGGGGGTGGGGCTTCATCGGACCCTTCGTGGCCGTGTTCGCCCTGGTCTTCCTGGCGCCGATCGCGTACTCGCTCTATCTGAGCCTCTTCCGCGACCAGCTCATCGGCGGGACCACCTTCGTCGGCCTCGACAACTACGAACAGGCGCTGGGGGACGACCGGTTCTGGGCGGCCCTCGGCCGGGTCTCGCTCTTCCTGTGCGTCCAGGTGCCGATCATGCTCGGCATCGCGCTGCTGGTGGCACTGGCCCTGGACAGCGGCCGGCTCTACGGCAAGAGCTTCTTCCGGATCACCATCTTCCTGCCGTACGCGGTGCCCGCCGTGGTCGCCACCCTCATGTGGGGCTTCATGTACGGCACGAAGTACGGCCTGGTCGGCGACATCAACGGGGCGTTCGGCGTCTCGCTGCCCGACCCGCTCTCCCCCGACCTGGTGCTGGCGTCCATCGGCAACATCGTCACCTGGGAGTTCGTCGGCTACAACATGCTGATCTTCTACTCGGCGCTGCGCGTCATCCCGCACTCGCTGTACGAGGCGGCGGAGATCGACGGCGCCGGACAGATACGCGTGATCACCGCGATCAAGCTGCCCGCGATCCGGGGCGCCCTGGTCATCGCGACGATCTTCTCCATCATCGGCAGCTTCCAGCTCTTCAACGAGCCGAACATCCTGCGTCCGCTCGCCCGCAACGCCCTCACCACCGACTACACGCCGAACTTCTACACGTACTCGCTGTCCTTCAACGGCCAGCAGCACAACTACTCCGCGACGGTGGCCATCATCATGGGCCTGATCACGATGGTGATCGCCTACGCCGTGCAGCTGCGCGGCATGCGCAAGGGAGCGTGACCCGATGAGCAGCCCCCTCACCACCGCCTCCCCGGCCGCGCCCGCCAGCACCTCCGGCGCCGGCCGCGGCGCGCCGCGGCTGCGCGGGACGCGTCGGCACTCCCCCGACAGGCCCAGGCGCAGCCTGCTGCTGACCGTGCTGACCTCGCTGATCGTCCTCTACACCGTCGTACCGCTGGTCTGGCTGGTCATCAACGCCACCAAGACCCAGGCGGGCCTGGCCGACTCGTCCGGGATGTGGTTCGCCGACGACTTCGCGCTGTGGGACAACATCCGCGACACGTTCACCTACCACGACGGCGTGTTCACGCGCTGGCTGCTGAACACCCTGCTGTACGTGGTGCTGGGCGCCGGCGGGGCCACCTTGCTCGCGGTCCTCGGCGGCTACGCGCTGGCGAAGTTCGACTTCCCCGGCAAGCGCGGCGTCTTCGCCACGGTCATCGGCGCGGTGGCGGTGCCCGGCACGGCCCTCGCGGTGCCCACCTTCCTGATGTTCAGCAAGATGGGCCTCACCGACACCCCGTGGGCGGTGATCATCCCCTCGCTGGTCTCGCCGTTCGGCCTGTACCTGATGTGGGTGTTCGCCACCGAGGCCATCCCCGCCGAACTCCTCGAGGCCGCCCGCATCGACGGCGCCGGCGAGGCGCGCACCTTCTTCACCGTCGCCCTCCCGCTGCTCGCCCCCGGCATCGTGACCGTGCTGCTGTTCACCACGGTCGCCACCTGGAACAACTACTTCCTGCCGCTGATCATGCTCAAGGACCCGGACTGGTACCCGCTGACGCTCGGTCTGAGCGCGTGGAACTCCCAGGCCGAGACCGTCGGCGGCGAGGTCATCTTCAACCTGGTGATCACCGGTTCGCTGGTCACCATCCTGCCGCTGATCGCCGCGTTCCTGCTGCTCCAGAAGTACTGGCAGTCGGGTCTCGCCGCGGGCAGCGTCAAGGAGTGACCGCGCGGCTCACCGGCCCCGCACCCCGTACCACCACCTCATCCCGTCCCGCCCACGAAGAAGTGGAAGCACCCTCATGCGCAGAAACACCGGCCGCCTGCTGCGCGGCATCGCCCTGCTGTCCGCCGTGGCCCTGGGCGCCACCGCCTGCGGCGGCTCCGACGACGACTCCACCGACAAGGCGGTCTCCGCCTCGGACGTCGAGGCGGCCCTGAAGAAGGGCGGCACGGTGACGGTGTGGTCCTGGGAGCCCACGCTGAAGACGGTCGCCGCCGACTTCGAGAAGAAGTACCCGAAGGTCAAGATCAACCTCGTCAGCGAGCGGTCGGGCGACAAGCACTACACCGCGCTGTCGAACGCGATATCGGCCGAGAAGGGCGTCCCGGACGTCGCGCAGATCGAGTACTTCGCGGTGAACCAGTACGCGCTCGGCAAGGGCCTCACCGACCTGGCCCCCTTCGGCGCCGACAAGCTGGCCTCCCGGTACACGCCCGGTCCGTGGAACGCCGTGAGCGAGGACAAGGCGGTCTACGGCCTGCCGATGGACTCCGGCCCGATGGCGATGTTCTACAACAAGAAGGTCTTCGACAAGTACGAGATCGCCGTCCCGACCACCTGGGACGAGTACGTCGACGCGGCGCGCAAGCTGCACAAGGCCGACCCCAAGGTCTTCATCGCCAACGACGCGGGCGACGCCGGTTTCACCACCAGCCTGCTGTGGCAGGCCGGTTCGCGCCCGTACAAGGTCGACGGCACCAATGTGAAGATCGACTTCAGTGACGCGAACGCCAAGAAGTACACGGACACCTGGCAGAAGCTCATCGACGAGAAGCTCCTCGCCCCGGTCAACGGCTGGACCGACGAGTGGTACAAGGGCCTGGGCGACGGAACCATCGCCACCCTGACCACCGGTGCCTGGATGCCCGCCAACTTCGTCAGCGGCGTGCCGAACGCGGCCGGCGACTGGCGGGCGGCCCCGATGCCGGCCTGGACCAAGGGCGACAAGGCCAGCGCGGAGAACGGCGGCAGCTCGCTGACCCTGCCCTCGCTCGGCAGGAACAAGGAACTCGCCTACGCCTTCGTGGAGTACGCGAACTCCGGTGACGGCGTCGGGACCCGCGTCGAGCAGGGCGCCTTCCCCGCCACCAAGGCGGAACTGCAGTCCGCCGACTTCCAGAGCACCAAGTTCGACTACCTCGGCGGCCAGGAGGCCAACAAGATCTTCGCCGAGTCCGCCGCGAACGTCGCCAGCGACTGGTCGTACCTGCCCTTCCAGCAGTACGCCCACTCGATCTTCAACGACACGGTCGGCAAGGCCTACGTCTCGGGCACCAAGCTCGCGGACGGTCTGAAGGCCTGGCAGGACGCCTCGGTGAAGTACGCCGAGGAGCAGGGCTTCACCGTCGAGAAGTAGGACGGCACCAGACGCAGGGCGGCGCGGACGGACTCCGCGCCGCCCCCGTGCACCACACCTCGGAAGGACCGCCATGATCTCCACCCTCCTGTCCCGCGCCGGCGGGGCGGACGGTGATCCCGCCCCCCGTCTCGTCTACGGCGCCGACTACAACCCCGAGCAGTGGCCCCGCGCCGTGTGGGAGGAGGACGTCCGGCTGATGAGGGAGGCCGGCGTCAACCTCGTGTCCGTGGGGATCTTCTCCTGGGCCCGGCTGCAGCCGGCCGAGGACACCTGGGACTTCGCCTGGCTCGACGAGGTGATGGACCTGCTGCACGAGGGCGGCGTCGGCGTCGACCTCGCCACCGCCACCGCCTCCCCGCCGCCCTGGCTCACCACCGCCCACCCGGAGATCCTCCCGGTCACGGCCACCGGGGAGACGCTGTGGCCGGGGGCGCGCCAGCACTGGCGGCCCACCTCGCCCGTCTTCCGGCGGTACGCGCTGCGCCTGGTCCGGGCACTCGCCACCCGCTACGCCGGCCACCCCGCGCTCGTCGCCTGGCACGTCAACAACGAGCTGGGCTGCCACAACGTGTACGACTACTCCGACGACGCGGCCCGTGCCTTCCGGGACTGGCTGCGCGCCCGCTACTCCACGGTGGACGCCCTCAACAGCGCCTGGGGCACGGCCTTCTGGTCGCAGCGGTACACCGACTGGGAGCAGATCCTGCCGCCGCGGCTGGCCGCCTCCCATCCCAACCCCACCCAGCAGCTGGACTTCAAGCGGTTCTCCTCGGACGCGCTCAAGGACCATCTGCGCGCGGAGCGGGAGGTCCTGCGGGAACTCACCCCGGACATCCCGGTCACCACCAACTTCATGGTGATGGGCGGCACCAGGGGCATGAACTACCCGGACTGGGCCGACGAGATCGACTTCGTCTCCAACGACCACTACGTCCACCCCGGCCCGCAGGACCGCGACGAGCTGTCCTTCTCCGCCAACCTCACCAGCGGCATCTCCGGCGGGCGGCCCTGGTTCCTGATGGAGCACTCCACCAGCGCCGTCAACTGGCAGCCCGTCAACGTGGCCAAGCGCCCCGGCGACCTGGTCCGCGACTCGCTGCTGCACGTCGCCCACGGCGCCGACGCCGTGTGCTTCTTCCAGTGGCGGCAGTCGGCGGCGGGCGCCGAGAAGTACCACTCGGCGATGGTGCCGCACGCCGGTGCGGACAGTGAGCTGTTCCGCGCCGTGGCAGGCCTCGGCGCCACCCTGGAGAGCCTCGCCCCGCTCGCCGGGTCCGAGCGGGAGCCCGCCCGGGTCGGCATCCTCTACGACTGGGAGTCGTGGTGGGCGAGCGAGCAGGACTCCCACCCCACCTCGCTGCTCGACTACCGGCAGGAGGCGCTCGACTGGTACTCGGCGCTGCTCGCCCTCGGCATCCGCGCCGACCTCGTCACCACCCGGGCCGACCTGCACCGCCACCAGGTGCTGATCGCCCCCGTCCTGCACGTCGTCCCCGCCGACCTGGCCAAGACGCTCACCCGGTACGCCGAACAGGGCGGCCATCTGATCACCACGTACTTCTCCGGTGTCGTCGACGAGCACGACCACGTGTGGCTCGGCGGCTATCCGGGAGCCCTGCGGGACCTGCTCGGCATCCACATCGAGGAGTTCGGCCCGCTGCTCCCCGGCGACAGCGTGGAGCTCGACGACGCCACGACCGGCACCCTGTGGACCGACCGGATCACGGTGACCGACTCCGGGACGGAGGTGCTGGCCCGCTACCGCACCGGCGAACAGTCCGGCAGGCCCGCCGTCACCCGGCGGCCGGCGGGCGGCGGCTCCGCCGCGTACGTCTCCACCCGGCTCGGGGTGGAGGGGCTCACCTCGCTGCTGCCGCGGCTGCTGGAGCCGGCCGGGGTGGAGAGCGAACTGCCCGCCGAGGCGCGGGGTTCGGTCGAGCCGGTCGTCCGCCGGGGCGCCGGGGGCCGGTTCCTGTTCCTGGTGAACCGGACCGACGACACCGTGCAGGTGCCCGGCCTCGGCGGTGACGTGCTCGTCGGCGCCACCGGCGCGGACGGCACCCTCACGCTCGGGCCCCGGGCCGTCGCCGTACTGCGGCAGCCCGTCGCCTGACACCTCCACAGGCGCCCGGAACGTCACGCACCCGTTCCGGGGGCCGTCCCCTCCCGCCGGCCGCCACCGCGGCGGGAGGGGCCACCGAAGCGCGACCACACCTCACCGTTGGGAGCACACCGATGGCACGCCGCACCCGCAACAGACGGTTGCTCACGGCCGCCGGGCTCACCGCAGCCCTGGCCACCGGAGCCGCCCTCGTTCCCGGACCGACCTCCGCCGCAGAGACGGCGGACACCCCCTCCGTCACCGTCCGGCCCGACCCCTCCTACCAGCAGGAGGAGTTCGAGGGCTGGGGCACCAGCCTGGTCTGGTTCGCCAACGCCACCGGCGACTATCCGCCGGAGATCCGGGAGAGGCTCGCCCGGCTCCTGTTCGGCGACGACGGTCTCGCCCTCAACATCGCCCGATACAACGTCGGCGGCGGCAACGCCCCCGACGTCAAGGACTACCTGCGCGCCGGCGGCGCCGTGGAGGGCTGGTGGAAGGCGCCCGCGGGCACCACCCGCGAGGACACCGGCTGGTGGGACGCCGAGAACCCCGCCCACTGGAACGAGAACGCCGACGCCACCCAGCGCTGGTGGGTGGACCGCATCAAGAAGGACATCACCCACTGGGAGACCTTCAGCAACTCCCCGCCCTGGTTCATGACGGTCAGCGGCTATGTGTCCGGCGGCTTCGACGCCACCGCCGATCAGCTGAGGACCGAGTCGGTCGACGACTTCGCCGCCTACCTGGCCGGCGCCACCAAGCGGCTGGAGAAGGCACACGGCATAAAGGTAGACACCGTCGATCCCTTCAACGAGCCGAACACCGACTACTGGAGCACCCGGCTGGGCGCGGACGGCGAACCCGTCGGCGGACGTCAGGAGGGCGCGCACATCGGCCCCCAGCTCCAGCAGAAGGTGCTGCACGCGCTCGCCCCGGCGCTGAAGAAGGCGAGGACCGGGGCGGAGATCTCCGCCATGGACGAGACCAACCCGTCCCTCTTCGCGCAGAACTGGAACACCTACACGCCCGAGGCACGTGCCCTGGTCGGCCAGATGAACGTCCACACCTACGGCACCGGCCGGCGCACCACCGTCCGTGACATCGCCAAGGCCGAGGACAAGCGGCTGTGGATGAGCGAGGTCGAGGGCGACTGGGGCGACGGTCAGAGCTTCACGGACATGCGCCCGGGGCTCGGCCTGGCCCAGCGCATCGTCGACGACCTGCGTGAACTGGAGCCGCGCGCCTGGGTGTTCTGGCAGCCCGTCGAGGACCACGACAACATGAAGCCCGGCGGGGAGTCCGCCAAGGGCGGCAACTGGGGCGAGATCCAGCTCCCCTTCGGCTGCACCTCCGGGGACACCCTCGAGACCTGCCCGATACACACCAACACCAAGTTCGACACCGCCCGCAACTTCACCCACTTCATCAAGCCGGGCGACCGGCTGATCAAGGTGGACGACACCTCCAGCGCGGCGGCGGTGACGAAGAACGGCAAGGGCGCCTCGCTCGTGCACGTCAACGGCACCACGGCGGCGCGCGCCGTCACCCTCGACCTCTCCAAGTTCCGCACCGTCGGCCGCGACGCGACCGTCACGCCGGTCGTGACCAGCGCCGACGGCAAGCTGGAGCGGCACGCGCCGATCGGGGTCACCGACCGGAAGGCCACCTTCACCGTGCCCGCCCAGTCGGTGACGTCCTTCGTCGTCAGCGGTGTCTCCGGTGTCGCGAAGGACGCCCCGCTGCTGCGCAAGGGCCACACCTACACCCTGACCGGGGTGCAGAGCGGCAAGGCGGTCACCGTCCCGTCCGGCGGCTCGAACCTCGTCATCGCGTCGGGCGACGGCTCGGCCTCCCAGCAGTGGCGGCTGAGCGCGGTGCGCCCCGGCGACGGCGTGCGCGAGCGCTACGAGTTCACCAGCCCGGCGGACGGCAGGCGGCTGGCCGTACGGGACGACGTGCCGGTGGCCGAGCCCGGCACCGGCAGGCGCGACCCGGCCGCCGAGTGGATCATGTCCACCACGGGCGACGGCACCTGGACCCTGGTCAACGCGGCCACCGGACGGCTCCTCGAAGTCGGCGGACAGGCCACGCACGAAGGCGCCGCGGTCACCACCTGGCAGCCCAACTCCGGTTCCAACCAGCGCTGGACGATCACGGACGTCACGCCCTGACCGGTCCGTCCCGCCCGGCCGCACCACCGCCCGGTGGTGCGGCCGGGCCGCTTCCACGACACCCAGGGAGAACCAGTGGCACACGACGACGACGCCGAGCGCGAGGTGCGCCGCCGCATGGCCGCCCACGAGCTGTACACCGACGCCGTACCCGGCCTCGAACGGCTCGAGGAGGAACGGCTGCGCGGCAAGGAACTCGCCGCCGAGTACAACGCCACCGGCCCGCGCGACCAGGAGACCCGCCGCGCCCTGCTGGTCCGGCTCCTCGGCTCGGTCGGCCGAGGTGTGTGGATCGAGCCGCCACTGCACGTCGCCTATGGCACGAACACGCACCTCGGCGACGACGTGTACGTCAACTTCGGCCTCACCCTGGTCGACGACGTCGAGGTCTTCGTCGGCGACCGCGTGATGTTCGCACCGCATGTCACGATCACCAGCACCGGACATCCCGTCCACCCCGAACTGCGGCGGGACGGCAGCCAGTTCTCCGCGCCGGTGCGCATCGGGGACGACGTGTGGATCGGGGCCGGCGCGGTGCTCCTGCCCGGGGTGACCGTCGGGCGGGGCTCGGTCGTCGGCGCGGGCAGTGTGGTGACCGCCGATGTGCCGCCGATGACCGTGGTCGCCGGGACCCCGGCCCGCGTGCTGCGTCCGATCACCGACGCGGACCGGGAGTGGAGCTACCGGCCGCCGGGCACCGCGCGCGGCTGACCGGGGCGCGGCGCCGTTCACCGGGCTCCGGGTTCGGCGCCGATGGTCACCACGCGGGCCCAGTCGGGCGGTGTGTCCGGTACGTAGTCGGGGTCGTCCTCGTCCCAGGACGCCCCCACCCGGGGGAACAGGCCCACCACCGTCCGGCAGGACGGCCGGGAGTCCGGCCAGGGCGTCTGTCCGTCGGTGAGGACCACGACGACGTCCGGCCGGGGCCGGGACCCGAGGGCCTTGGCGAAGCCGCTGCGCAGATCGGTGCCGCCGCCGCCCGTCAGGGGGATGCCCTCGCCGCGGCACAGCCGGTGCACCCGGCCGGCCGCCGCGTCGCAGGACACCACGGACACCATGTCGCGGCGGCCGCCCACGGCCCGGGAGATCGCTGTGACCTCCAGCAGCGCGCTGCCCAGTTCGGCGTCGCTGACCGAGCCCGAGGTGTCGATGACGACCGACACCCTGGGCGGCGTACGCCGCAGGCTCGGCAGGACCGCGCCGGGCACCCCGGCCGAGCGCCGGGCCGGCCGTCCGTAGGTGTAGTCGTCGCCCGCGCCCGAGCCGGAGACCGCCGTGCGCAGTGCCGCGCCCAGCAACTCCCGCCAGGGCTGCGGCGGATGGAACGCCTCCTCCGCCCAGCGCCGCCAGCCCTGCGGCGCGTCGCCCGGCCGGGCTCTGATGCCCTGCGCCACACGGAACCGTACGGCGTCACGCTCCTGTTCGCTGAGCCCGTGCGCGCCGTCCGGGCCCAGGTCCCAGTCCCGTTCGAGTCCGTCGGCACCGCTGCCGCAGTCCAGCCAGACCATGCCCCGGGTGTAGGGGCCGAGCGTGAACTGGCGCAGATAGTCCTCCATCAGCTCCCCGGCGGTGAGCCCCAGGGTGCTCGGCAGCACCACGTCGCCGGGGCGGGCCAGCCCGTCGCCGTAGATGTCGTCGTTGATCTCGCAGTCGGCGGCGATGTTCATCCGCAGCCGCTCCCCCGCGCCGTGCAGTCCGCGTTCGCGGGCGACGCGGTCGCCGCGTCCGTGGTGGTCGCGCAGCAGATGCGACACCTCGTGCACCCAGACGCCGGCCAGTTCCTCCTCCGGTGTGGCGGCCACGAACGCCGGTGAGACATAGCAGCGCCAGTGCCGGTCGACGGCCATCGTGGGGACGCGCCGGGACTCGACGGGGTGCAGTGCGAACAGGGCGGTGGCGAGGTAGGGGCGGGCGCGGGCGGCCTGCAGCCGGGCGGTGAGCAGCTTGTCGAGGTCGAGGGCGGGGGCGGGGGCGGGGGCGGGGGCGGCCGGTGTCTCCGGCGGGTGCGTGGTCATCGGCCGGCCGTGACGCGGGCGGCGGCGTGGTCCGCGCGCCGCGAGAGGGCCACGGCGGAGGTGAGTCGTTCGATGGTCGGCGGTACGTCCCACTCCTCGCGGCGCAGCGTG carries:
- a CDS encoding LacI family DNA-binding transcriptional regulator gives rise to the protein MADVARLAGVSSQTVSRVSNGYAGVNEETRRQVLAAMKELGYRPNSAARALKRGEFRTIGVITFTLSTTGNVRTLEAIATSAAHEGYAVTLLPVAVPTQDEVRGAFSRLEELAVDAVIVIMEVHLLDAAMIQLPPHVQVVVVDSDAGDHYTVVDTDQGGGTRTAVRHLLGLGHRTVWHLGGPEGSFAAQRRTDAWRAALTEAGRVPPPLVRGDWSADSGYRAGLELAARRECTAVFAANDQMALGLLRALHEHGRRVPEDVSVIGFDDIPEASSFLPPLTTVHQDFAEVGRLCVRAVLSKVRQGRPERGTTLVPTRLVPRASTAPPPEPG
- a CDS encoding carbohydrate ABC transporter permease, which translates into the protein MSSPLTTASPAAPASTSGAGRGAPRLRGTRRHSPDRPRRSLLLTVLTSLIVLYTVVPLVWLVINATKTQAGLADSSGMWFADDFALWDNIRDTFTYHDGVFTRWLLNTLLYVVLGAGGATLLAVLGGYALAKFDFPGKRGVFATVIGAVAVPGTALAVPTFLMFSKMGLTDTPWAVIIPSLVSPFGLYLMWVFATEAIPAELLEAARIDGAGEARTFFTVALPLLAPGIVTVLLFTTVATWNNYFLPLIMLKDPDWYPLTLGLSAWNSQAETVGGEVIFNLVITGSLVTILPLIAAFLLLQKYWQSGLAAGSVKE
- a CDS encoding vWA domain-containing protein — encoded protein: MTTHPPETPAAPAPAPAPALDLDKLLTARLQAARARPYLATALFALHPVESRRVPTMAVDRHWRCYVSPAFVAATPEEELAGVWVHEVSHLLRDHHGRGDRVARERGLHGAGERLRMNIAADCEINDDIYGDGLARPGDVVLPSTLGLTAGELMEDYLRQFTLGPYTRGMVWLDCGSGADGLERDWDLGPDGAHGLSEQERDAVRFRVAQGIRARPGDAPQGWRRWAEEAFHPPQPWRELLGAALRTAVSGSGAGDDYTYGRPARRSAGVPGAVLPSLRRTPPRVSVVIDTSGSVSDAELGSALLEVTAISRAVGGRRDMVSVVSCDAAAGRVHRLCRGEGIPLTGGGGTDLRSGFAKALGSRPRPDVVVVLTDGQTPWPDSRPSCRTVVGLFPRVGASWDEDDPDYVPDTPPDWARVVTIGAEPGAR
- a CDS encoding carbohydrate ABC transporter permease; the encoded protein is MTTLQPPVAAGPRPAPPPVRRDRRSWRGWGFIGPFVAVFALVFLAPIAYSLYLSLFRDQLIGGTTFVGLDNYEQALGDDRFWAALGRVSLFLCVQVPIMLGIALLVALALDSGRLYGKSFFRITIFLPYAVPAVVATLMWGFMYGTKYGLVGDINGAFGVSLPDPLSPDLVLASIGNIVTWEFVGYNMLIFYSALRVIPHSLYEAAEIDGAGQIRVITAIKLPAIRGALVIATIFSIIGSFQLFNEPNILRPLARNALTTDYTPNFYTYSLSFNGQQHNYSATVAIIMGLITMVIAYAVQLRGMRKGA
- a CDS encoding beta-galactosidase, giving the protein MISTLLSRAGGADGDPAPRLVYGADYNPEQWPRAVWEEDVRLMREAGVNLVSVGIFSWARLQPAEDTWDFAWLDEVMDLLHEGGVGVDLATATASPPPWLTTAHPEILPVTATGETLWPGARQHWRPTSPVFRRYALRLVRALATRYAGHPALVAWHVNNELGCHNVYDYSDDAARAFRDWLRARYSTVDALNSAWGTAFWSQRYTDWEQILPPRLAASHPNPTQQLDFKRFSSDALKDHLRAEREVLRELTPDIPVTTNFMVMGGTRGMNYPDWADEIDFVSNDHYVHPGPQDRDELSFSANLTSGISGGRPWFLMEHSTSAVNWQPVNVAKRPGDLVRDSLLHVAHGADAVCFFQWRQSAAGAEKYHSAMVPHAGADSELFRAVAGLGATLESLAPLAGSEREPARVGILYDWESWWASEQDSHPTSLLDYRQEALDWYSALLALGIRADLVTTRADLHRHQVLIAPVLHVVPADLAKTLTRYAEQGGHLITTYFSGVVDEHDHVWLGGYPGALRDLLGIHIEEFGPLLPGDSVELDDATTGTLWTDRITVTDSGTEVLARYRTGEQSGRPAVTRRPAGGGSAAYVSTRLGVEGLTSLLPRLLEPAGVESELPAEARGSVEPVVRRGAGGRFLFLVNRTDDTVQVPGLGGDVLVGATGADGTLTLGPRAVAVLRQPVA
- a CDS encoding sugar O-acetyltransferase codes for the protein MAAHELYTDAVPGLERLEEERLRGKELAAEYNATGPRDQETRRALLVRLLGSVGRGVWIEPPLHVAYGTNTHLGDDVYVNFGLTLVDDVEVFVGDRVMFAPHVTITSTGHPVHPELRRDGSQFSAPVRIGDDVWIGAGAVLLPGVTVGRGSVVGAGSVVTADVPPMTVVAGTPARVLRPITDADREWSYRPPGTARG
- a CDS encoding ABC transporter substrate-binding protein translates to MRRNTGRLLRGIALLSAVALGATACGGSDDDSTDKAVSASDVEAALKKGGTVTVWSWEPTLKTVAADFEKKYPKVKINLVSERSGDKHYTALSNAISAEKGVPDVAQIEYFAVNQYALGKGLTDLAPFGADKLASRYTPGPWNAVSEDKAVYGLPMDSGPMAMFYNKKVFDKYEIAVPTTWDEYVDAARKLHKADPKVFIANDAGDAGFTTSLLWQAGSRPYKVDGTNVKIDFSDANAKKYTDTWQKLIDEKLLAPVNGWTDEWYKGLGDGTIATLTTGAWMPANFVSGVPNAAGDWRAAPMPAWTKGDKASAENGGSSLTLPSLGRNKELAYAFVEYANSGDGVGTRVEQGAFPATKAELQSADFQSTKFDYLGGQEANKIFAESAANVASDWSYLPFQQYAHSIFNDTVGKAYVSGTKLADGLKAWQDASVKYAEEQGFTVEK
- a CDS encoding RICIN domain-containing protein yields the protein MARRTRNRRLLTAAGLTAALATGAALVPGPTSAAETADTPSVTVRPDPSYQQEEFEGWGTSLVWFANATGDYPPEIRERLARLLFGDDGLALNIARYNVGGGNAPDVKDYLRAGGAVEGWWKAPAGTTREDTGWWDAENPAHWNENADATQRWWVDRIKKDITHWETFSNSPPWFMTVSGYVSGGFDATADQLRTESVDDFAAYLAGATKRLEKAHGIKVDTVDPFNEPNTDYWSTRLGADGEPVGGRQEGAHIGPQLQQKVLHALAPALKKARTGAEISAMDETNPSLFAQNWNTYTPEARALVGQMNVHTYGTGRRTTVRDIAKAEDKRLWMSEVEGDWGDGQSFTDMRPGLGLAQRIVDDLRELEPRAWVFWQPVEDHDNMKPGGESAKGGNWGEIQLPFGCTSGDTLETCPIHTNTKFDTARNFTHFIKPGDRLIKVDDTSSAAAVTKNGKGASLVHVNGTTAARAVTLDLSKFRTVGRDATVTPVVTSADGKLERHAPIGVTDRKATFTVPAQSVTSFVVSGVSGVAKDAPLLRKGHTYTLTGVQSGKAVTVPSGGSNLVIASGDGSASQQWRLSAVRPGDGVRERYEFTSPADGRRLAVRDDVPVAEPGTGRRDPAAEWIMSTTGDGTWTLVNAATGRLLEVGGQATHEGAAVTTWQPNSGSNQRWTITDVTP